A region of the Petrotoga miotherma DSM 10691 genome:
ACTGAGTATTCTTTTGGGATCCTTTCAGGAATTTCATCAACCAACTCAATGTTCCATGCAACCCAATGAACGAAGGTTCCCATCGGAGCGTCTGGGTCGTCCATTATCAACGCCAAAGATCTTGCTCTTTTGGGAATCCCCTCAGTTAACAGTGTAGGGTTGATATTTCTACCTTCACAGGTATAAGTACTTGGAATATAATCGTTATTTTTAAAAACTGGTGAGGAAATTTTTAAAGCCATATCAATATCCCTCCTTCTACCGATAATTTAAAAGCAACTAAAGTCTTAAAAATCTACAATACAATTATATCATAAAAATACTACACTTCTAATGTCTTTAACCAAACCCCTACTTTTATAAGTTACTTCCCTTTTCTAGTAAATCTATTTCTAAATTTGAAATTGACGTTTTGTGAAGGAAAAATCCCCTTGTTCACTCCACGAACTTCTTCAATTGAATAAAATGCATTTGGATTGAATTCATTAACTATATCAATAATCTTTTTTAAATCTTTCCTCCTAACCACGCTGTATATAATTTTGACAGGACCTTTCGATCCTTTCGCATCTATACTCGTTACTCCAAAGCCCTCTTTATTCAAATAATCAACTAAAGGTTGAGCTTCTTTATTAGTTATCACTCGCACTAAATTTGCTCCAATAGCTATTTTCTCTTCCAAAACGGCTCCTAGGTAATTTCCAGTAGCAAATCCCAAGGCATAAGCTATTGCATAAATAGGGTTATCCAAATTATTCATAACTTGAGAAATAGCTATAAGCCATATAATTATTTCAAAAAATCCTAATACGGATGCCCAAAACTTGATACCTTTCGAGATAAAGATGATCCTTATCGTCATCAGACTTACATCGCAAAGCCTCATAGCGAAAATTATAATGGGAAAAATTACTAGAGAAAAAAAGGTAGATTCCATAAAAGAAGAAACTTCCACTACATCTTCACTCCTTTTAATATTGATTATTTTTTGTTACTTCAAAATATCTTATCATATTTAAGTGATATAATAGAAAGAAAAATAAATAAAATTAGGAAAGGAGATATGCTTTTGCGAAAAATAATTCTACTTTTTATTTCTTTCACTATCTTTAACTTGCTGTTTTCTTTGAACGTTGATTCATTCTTCAAGTCTGTAGAGCTAGTAAATACCAAAGAAAAGACTGTATCATTTTATTTCACTAACGACTCCGAGAGTAAAATTAATATACACATTAGTCCGTTTTTAGAGAATTCCTCTTTTGAAGTATCGTATCCAAGTGAAATTAGCTTACTTCCCTATGAAACAAAAAAAGCCGATTTTTTAGTTAAAGGTTCAAAAATTTCACAAGGAACATATATTCTTGCTTTCTCTGTTACGGCTGATGATAATTTACCAATGGATTCAGAGGTTGCTAAAATTAAATTCCCTATTATTATAAAAATTGTGGATATAAATACTTCGAATATCCAAATTTCTTTAGATATGTATTGTGATACCCTCGTTCTTTCGACTAAAGATAAATTAGGTACTTTCTTCCCTGTGCAATTATCCAACAATAGCAATTTGGAAGTTGATGTTTGGGGAACTTTTTCTTTGTATAAATTAAGTGACGAGTTGAATGACGAGCAATTGATTTTTCAAAAGTCCCTTTTTAAAGACCAATCTATAAATCTTTTACCCCATACTAACCAAGAAGGTAATATTTTTATTGAAAAATATTTAACTCCTGAGGAATACAAGATTAGAGCAGAGATATATTACGGATATAAAAATTATTTTCAAGGGAAATACGTTTATGAGAAAGAATTCAAGATATCAGAGGATTTGTACAAAGAAAGGAACATAGTTAACATTAATACAGATCCAGATCAAATTTATATAAAAGTACCTAAAGAAATGAGCCCTCGGGAGTATATCACCACTCCGGTAGAATTTTCTTTGGATGTGGTGAATAATGATTTTTTAGATATGAACGTTTTTTTTGATTTTGAATTCGAAGAAAGCGAACAAAGCTTTTATAATAGAAAAACAAACGATAAGTATTTATCTATTATACCTAAGGAATTATCAATAACAAAATACCAAGAATTAGAAACAAAACTTATAGCAGATTACCGAAGATCAAATTTGGTAGAATTAACCGGTGAATATTACACTAACTTAACCATAATTGGAGAAAGTAACGAAGGAACAACAACGATTCAGAGTAAAATTAATGTTCCAGTAACAATAGATTTTGGAGATAATGTATATAATTCAGAATCAAAAGTATACATCGAAGAGAATAATATTTTAAACGACTTTTATAACAATATAATAATCAGTTTTGAAATAGAAAATACTGGCAACTCATCTGTTCATTATGATATCCATATAAAAAAATGGAATTCTATTACAAATAGTCAGGTTGGGGACACAATCATAGTAAAACCCAAACAAAAGCTATTACCTGAACAAACAAACGAATTCACAAAGAAATTAGTTACTGAATTGGGAGTAGATAAAATTCTAATAGCGGTTGTTACAAGAAAAGGTACTGCTTCCAACGAGATAATCAAAGTTGATAATTACTCACTAAATATAGATAGATAAAAGATAATTACTCACTAAATATAGATAGATAAAATAAGAAAGGTGGTTAAAAGTTGAAAAAAGTTCTACTATTAATTATAGTTGTCTTTTCATCCTCTTTTTACTTTTCAAATATTCACTTAAATTTTAACAAAGCACCGCTTGAAGAAGTACTAGAAAAACTTGAGGAAGTTAGTAGAAGCACTATTCTAACAAAAGCCGATACTTCAGATAAAATTACTAAGGAAATAAATACATTAGATTTGGAAAGCGCCTTAGATATTGTCTTATATTCTACCGACTATGAATACAAAAAAATAGGAAATAATTTGTATTTGGTGGGAGATTTCGATTTAATAATTCAAGGATCAGTACAAAATGCTACAGAGATTAACTTCAAAAGTTTAGAAATAACAAAAATATCAAAAATTTTGATGCTTTTAAACCAAAGGGTCAGAACAGTCCCCAACTCGAATGGTATAATCTTGTTTGGTAAAGACGAATTGTCGTACGAAATGTTAAATTTCTTCAATTTTTTGGATGAAAACGCAGGAGAAAACAAAGTAATCACCTATTCATCTTCACATCAAATTTCAAAAAATCTCTATGATTACTTAATCGGCTTAGAAAAAAACCAGAAAAGCTCTCCGCTTGAAAGCAAGGACGCCATAGGATTCCTAGAATCAAATTTTTCACTTCTTACGGATCTAGAGAAAGTTGAATTTCATGAAGTCTTTGATATAAATGAAGCAGATGTTAACTATAAACAAAATATTAACAATTATTATTTGGTAGAAAAAGATGGAGAGTACAGTATTTTAGTTACATCTACATTTAATCTAGAAAATCTAATAGTCGAAGAAAAAACAAATAATGTCTCGAATCTAAAAACCATCCTAGGAGTAAGTTATCAATTTAATTCTAACGAGATTTTATCCAGTATTTCTTTGCAATTCAACAAATCTTACTATGATCTCTCTTCTGACTTCAATAACATCTTTAAGTTTACATATAAAACAACGTTGAATGATAGTGTAAGAATTGGAGCGATACTGAAAAACGAGCAAGATCTGATAAATATATCTTTTTTATTAGACGATTACGAAGATTTCAATAATTTTGGCCTCTACGGTATTCTTCAGGTAAACAGTCAGATAGAAGATCTAAATAGTATTTTAGTAGATATAAACGAACTAACCTACGATTTAGTGGCTACAAAAACTTATACACTTGGTGAGAAACAAACCTCAGAATTATCTTTATATCCAGGATTTGGTCTCTCAATAAGTAAAGAAAATCAACCATCTATATACTTTAATTTCGGAGCTCAGTACGCTTTTCCTTTTCAAAAAAGCAAGGTTTTTCTTTTTTACTTATTTCATCAACACTTACACACTATAAGTTTATCATTCGAATTTTAACCGTGTTGGGCAGAAGGGTGAAACCATTATTCAACCTTCCATAGAGGGTGGGCTGCGGGGCGAAGGGGCGCTATTAAAGTTTTTAAAGACATTAATTTTGGGGAGGATTACAAATGTTTAGAATTCTAGTGGTAGAAGATGATAAAGCAATCTCAAGACTTTTAGAGTTGGAATTAACTCATGTCGGCTACAACGTAAAAATAGCAAAAGATGGAGATGAGGCTTTAAAATTCTATGAAAATTTTAAGCCTGATATAATATTATTGGATATAATGTTGCCTATAAGAGATGGATTTGAAGTTGCTGAGGCAATTAGAGACTATGACAGTGATATTGGAATAATAATGATCACAGCCAAAGGAGAGTTGGAAAGCAAGGTTAAAGGTTTAAAAAATGCCGATGATTATGTAGTTAAACCTTTTGAAATAGAAGAAATATTGGCAAGAATAGAGGCTTTGTTAAAAAGAATGGGGAAAACTAAAGAACTAATAAAAGTAGGAGACATTGAGATTTATCCTCAAAACATGGAAGTTCTTGTAAACAAAAAAAATGTTCATTTGAGCCTCACGGAATTTAACATACTAAAGTTACTGGCTATCAATAAAAATATAGTTGTCTCAAAAGAAAAAATCTTAGAAGAGATTTGGGGATACTACGATGAAGAGAACAACAACTTAGTTGAAGTATACATCAATTATTTAAGAAAAAAATTGAAAGATTCCACACAAAATATAGAAACTGTGCGAGGTGTTGGTTACGTTATTAGGGAGAAAGAAAGTAAAACATAGTGCAATTTTTAGACAAACAATAGTTTTTACAGCCATTACTATGAGTATAGTATTGACAATTGTTGGCATAGTGAGGATCGTTTTTGTACAATTCACACTTCAAAGTTACAACGACATGTATATTGCACAATTGAATGTAAGTGGACTGAATAGGGGAAATGCTAACAATCCTCAGGAACCTCTAGATTTGCTTTACCAAATTATGCAGGATTCAAGTGTATTGAGGAGAAGTTTATTATCAAACAGGATAGTCATTCTAGATGGACAATTGATTTCAGACCCATATGGTTTGATAAAGGAGAATTTCAAAATTCCTAGGTTACCGTATCTTTATGAATCTGATGGTATGTATTACATCTTTGCAGGTGTTCCAATATTTGGCTCATCTCTTTTAATCGTCGGTGGACCATCTCTCGAACTAACAGCGCTTTTAAAAAACTTTGAAAAAGCAGTTTTTGTCATAATAACGGTTGGTTTTTTTATATCATTGTTAGTATCTTATTTTTTAGCAAAAAGTACTCTCAAACCTGTAGTCAAAATGGCAGAACAAATATCTGAAATAGATGCCAATACCATAGATAAGAGGATATCCGAACAGAAATCTCAAGAATTTGATATCTTTGCAAAAAAATTAAATTCAATGTTGGACAGAATCGAAAATGCTTTTGAGATACAAAATCAATTCGTTTCCGACGTTTCGCATGAGTTGAGAACACCTTTAACTTCTATAAATGGTTACATTAAAATGCTAAAAAGATGGGGGAAAGATGATCCCAAAATTATGGAAGAATCGCTTAAAAGTATAGAAGCATCAAACGAATATTTAAGGGACCTAGTCGAAAAACTCTTGCTTCTAACTAAGAACGATTATCAAATCAAAAAAGAAAGTATCGACATCAAAAACGTAGTAGAAGAAACTCTGAATCTTTTTAAATTAGAATTGAATGAATTCAAAATAGATATACAAGGAGAAAATTTCACAGTAAACAGTTCTAATGAATATCTCTCTTTAATCCTCAAAATTTTCATTGAAAACGCAATAAAATACTCATCAAATCAAAAAGAAATAACAATAAAATTAGACCCAGATCAAAAGAGTATAAGTATACAAGACCATGGTATTGGTATTGAACAAACAAAATTAAAAAACATCTTTGAAAGGTTTTACAAAGTGGACTCTTCTCGAAGCGATAAAGGCCATGGATTAGGATTATCAATAGCAAAAAAACTAGCTGATGCTTTAGACATTGAATTAAAAGCTTATTCTGAATTAGGTAAAGGTAGTACTTTTACCTTGATTTTTTCGAATCAAATTTAAGGAGGAATAAAACGTGATTTATTTTGACAACAATGCAACCACTCCTGTTGAGAGCGAGGTTGCTGATTTGATTTTGAAATATATGACAAAATACTATGCAAATCCTAACTCTATTCATCAATTTGGAGTAAATATTGAAAACGATTTAGAAGAAGCAAGAGAACAAATTTCCGATGTGTTTAAAGTTTTACCCACGGAGATCTTTTTCACCTCTTGTGCTACTGAATCAATAAATTGGGTTTTAAAAGGAGTT
Encoded here:
- a CDS encoding response regulator transcription factor, which codes for MFRILVVEDDKAISRLLELELTHVGYNVKIAKDGDEALKFYENFKPDIILLDIMLPIRDGFEVAEAIRDYDSDIGIIMITAKGELESKVKGLKNADDYVVKPFEIEEILARIEALLKRMGKTKELIKVGDIEIYPQNMEVLVNKKNVHLSLTEFNILKLLAINKNIVVSKEKILEEIWGYYDEENNNLVEVYINYLRKKLKDSTQNIETVRGVGYVIREKESKT
- a CDS encoding YbhB/YbcL family Raf kinase inhibitor-like protein translates to MALKISSPVFKNNDYIPSTYTCEGRNINPTLLTEGIPKRARSLALIMDDPDAPMGTFVHWVAWNIELVDEIPERIPKEYSVTHPLTLNQGKNSAQQTGYMGPCPPVGHGVHHYHFKIYALDTTLDLPQNTTKEDLLEAMEGHIIEETEVVGLYKRD
- a CDS encoding sensor histidine kinase, whose translation is MLVTLLGRKKVKHSAIFRQTIVFTAITMSIVLTIVGIVRIVFVQFTLQSYNDMYIAQLNVSGLNRGNANNPQEPLDLLYQIMQDSSVLRRSLLSNRIVILDGQLISDPYGLIKENFKIPRLPYLYESDGMYYIFAGVPIFGSSLLIVGGPSLELTALLKNFEKAVFVIITVGFFISLLVSYFLAKSTLKPVVKMAEQISEIDANTIDKRISEQKSQEFDIFAKKLNSMLDRIENAFEIQNQFVSDVSHELRTPLTSINGYIKMLKRWGKDDPKIMEESLKSIEASNEYLRDLVEKLLLLTKNDYQIKKESIDIKNVVEETLNLFKLELNEFKIDIQGENFTVNSSNEYLSLILKIFIENAIKYSSNQKEITIKLDPDQKSISIQDHGIGIEQTKLKNIFERFYKVDSSRSDKGHGLGLSIAKKLADALDIELKAYSELGKGSTFTLIFSNQI
- a CDS encoding DUF2179 domain-containing protein — translated: MEVSSFMESTFFSLVIFPIIIFAMRLCDVSLMTIRIIFISKGIKFWASVLGFFEIIIWLIAISQVMNNLDNPIYAIAYALGFATGNYLGAVLEEKIAIGANLVRVITNKEAQPLVDYLNKEGFGVTSIDAKGSKGPVKIIYSVVRRKDLKKIIDIVNEFNPNAFYSIEEVRGVNKGIFPSQNVNFKFRNRFTRKGK